A genomic region of Bernardetia sp. ABR2-2B contains the following coding sequences:
- a CDS encoding ParA family protein produces MIISFISRKGGTGKTTNITHLATTLASQKKRVLLIETDTNYTLTTLRKMELFKKKITEKDAPFPILGSTDEHIIDNLKKFKRGKKYDYILVDSAGKTTDESIRKLCLESDLVVVPTSLSQNDLLVAYQTLQDLKPAQEINKKLKIAILPSRIHNRTNQTTVENALSSLEAPVISPFVVSKNKMAEFSTLSPIAEYKEIAKNIVSLLNK; encoded by the coding sequence CCGAAAAGGTGGAACAGGCAAAACAACAAATATTACGCATCTTGCCACGACACTTGCTAGTCAGAAAAAGCGAGTATTGCTCATCGAAACAGACACAAACTATACGCTCACAACACTTCGGAAAATGGAGCTTTTCAAAAAGAAAATAACTGAAAAAGATGCTCCTTTTCCTATTCTTGGTTCAACAGACGAACATATTATTGATAACCTCAAAAAATTTAAGAGAGGCAAAAAATACGATTATATTCTAGTAGATAGCGCAGGAAAGACAACCGATGAATCTATACGAAAACTATGTTTAGAATCTGATTTGGTAGTAGTGCCGACAAGCCTTTCTCAGAATGATTTATTGGTTGCTTATCAGACTTTGCAAGACTTAAAACCTGCACAAGAAATTAATAAAAAATTAAAGATAGCTATTCTACCTAGCCGAATTCATAACAGAACTAACCAAACGACGGTAGAAAATGCTCTTTCTAGCTTAGAAGCACCTGTTATTTCTCCTTTTGTAGTTTCTAAAAATAAAATGGCAGAGTTTTCTACTTTAAGTCCTATTGCAGAATATAAAGAAATTGCGAAAAATATTGTATCTTTGCTCAACAAATAA